Proteins encoded together in one Venturia canescens isolate UGA chromosome 10, ASM1945775v1, whole genome shotgun sequence window:
- the MEP-1 gene encoding uncharacterized protein MEP-1 isoform X1 gives MEGTSEEALVKDPVADDTLVRDIIANGVNGLLENHTEDMGESSGGSERGDEDNKKDEEEEDGEEEERREDNANLEAEEIDSQHKESSNAAPEEPVSDGEREEEEEVDASRESKVSECSEGADEKMGSEASPKSHRNEEEEEEEEEEEMVQDEHEPEALNEAQDGYKSNDAMEVDAHSDNSDVECLDENETEMQEAVTDRNEIKNVSISSAGSDVQPIYDSTENLDDNKMETSGEGKMCEENGSSLGSPEVEIMDNLKSNGHNSSSETQRSSKDTPKTKKPRKQIDLSGITPRRSSRNIKRTSYIEKEPEEVEDGSSDIEEIKPEDPLACIVDSSKDKENSKLKSPIRSSKTTIVVSDTKRLVEIAAGSKSSKGGKKEPTLVIIDTNSILSGRGGVPVSSSGSMSAYAKSSSSSSSSSSSSSHPHHHQHHHHHHHHQQQQQQHHQLHSHAVTSSSAFSVMPVGHTQTIYPNMRTTITPVPMSSSRSSSHQSSSPKVNIPLPQSSLPQQILPTLTDDMFVVEAPSFIVPYVYEKPPVKPLKDFVGKLGKSIADFEKEEQEERKRKKKLREEAKKKGELEENDGELGKSEDDDESEDESSNKNKDDTADADIVDLTEKPNDDKNPEDKTKSPTYFDLPLGKFFMQIGVNLVQEFVQTDLLRTQKRKQGKHGTASAETQIAINSLIKNLEFSKENNEPFHLDMKKCEFCSFKTESALVMQHHLETPHMRNYAYKCNFCPLEVRSPHDILFHMEAEHNTRGRLERGPAFHQCPNCPFEDNQKGKLTRHILACAKKFRPERNLEPATDWEPPAKIPRLHRPRQVAPVNANALAIAMNAKGTQPLLPKLLPAPLVGRGRGRPPMQPRYSDMKSLRPGSDNVASMIYRPTSSGLLVPTSYQFGTNQIFQVVGSSGTVTSGVTAVSSGSSGSSGRPTPIALVSNTNDSQSRFSSSSSQNTSSQKNPAAKLLSQPSISITPLPRTPSQTPISGSGSSTKPGGKNTFVICEICDGYIKDLEQLRNHMQWIHKVKIHPKMIYNRPPLNCQKCQFRFFTDQGLERHLLGSHGLVTSSMQEAANKGKDAGRCPACGRVYQWKLLNHVARDHGMTLKPAHLSYKCTVCTATFGMYKQFENHVYSAHSVVAKKVMDKKNTPSSPSSRSNDSLLKPLKINDEITIIPQPAKSSNRSSQGRGK, from the exons ATGGAAGGCACATCGGAAGAGGCTCTGGTCAAGGACCCCGTCGCGGATGATACTTTAGTCAGAG ACATTATTGCGAACGGAGTGAACGGACTTTTGGAGAATCACACCGAAGACATGGGGGAATCGAGCGGAGGGAGCGAAAGAGGAGACGAGGATAATAAGAAGGACGAAGAGGAGGAAGACGGAGAGGAAGAAGAGCGGAGAGAAGACAATGCGAACCTGGAGGCTGAAGAGATCGACTCGCAGCACAAAGAATCCTCGAATGCTGCTCCCGAAGAGCCAGTTTCCGATGGCGAGAgagaagaggaggaagaagtTGATGCATCGCGAGAGTCCAAGGTTTCTGAGTGTTCGGAGGGTgctgatgaaaaaatgggcAGCGAAGCTTCTCCCAAAAGTCATAGAaatgaggaggaagaggaggaggaggaggaggaggaaatgGTGCAGGATGAACACGAGCCAGAGGCTCTGAACGAGGCACAGGACGGTTACAAGAGCAACGACGCGATGGAGGTCGACGCACACTCGGACAATTCAGACGTTGAGTGTCTGGACGAGAACGAGACCGAAATGCAAGAGGCTGTAACGGATCGTAACGAAATAAAGAACGTTTCGATAAGCAGCGCTGGTAGCGACGTCCAGCCGATCTACGACAGCACGGAAAACCTGGAtgataataaaatggaaactTCGGGTGAAGGAAAAATGTGTGAAGAGAACGGGAGCAGTCTAGGCAGTCCGGAGGTCGAAATAATGGACAATTTAAAGAGCAACGGCCACAACTCTTCCTCGGAAACTCAACGTAGCAGTAAAGACACACCGAAGACTAAAAAACCCCGGAAACAAATCGACCTGAGCGGTATTACGCCAAGAAGAAGTTCCCGGAATATAAAACGCACGAGTTACATCGAAAAAGAACCGGAAGAGGTCGAAGATGGCTCGTCCGatatcgaagaaataaaaccGGAAGATCCACTCGCTTGCATCGTCGATTCGAGCAAAGATAAAGAAAATTCGAAACTCAAATCACCTATCAGAAGCAGCAAAACTACCATTGTTGTCAGCGACACCAAAAGATTGGTAGAAATCGCCGCCGGCAGTAAATCCTCCAAAGGAGGCAAGAAAGAACCGACTCTAGTTATAATAGATACCAATTCTATACTGTCCGGCAGAGGCGGTGTTCCCGTAAGCAGTAGCGGCTCCATGAGCGCTTACGCCAAAtcctcatcgtcgtcgtcctcctcctcctcctcatcCTCCcatcctcatcatcatcagcatcatcatcatcatcatcatcatcaacaacaacaacagcaacatcATCAGCTTCATTCACACGCAGTGACAAGTTCAAGCGCTTTTTCCGTAATGCCCGTCGGCCACACTCAAACTATTTATCCAAATATGAGAACTACCATCACTCCTGTACCAATGTCATCCTCAAGGTCATCGTCCCATCAATCATCCTCTCCCAAAGTCAATATCCCGCTGCCACAATCGTCATTGCCACAACAGATACTTCCGACTCTAACCGATGATATGTTTGTCGTGGAGGCGCCCTCCTTCATCGTTCCCTACGTGTATGAGAAACCCCCGGTAAAACCGCTCAAAGATTTCGTCGGTAAACTCGGCAAGAGTATCGCCGACTTCGAGAAAGAGGAACAGGAGGAGcgcaagagaaagaaaaaactgcgagaagaagcgaagaaaaaaggcGAATTGGAAGAGAATGATGGAGAACTCGGTAAAagcgaggacgacgacgaaagCGAGGACGAATCtagcaacaaaaataaagacgATACCGCCGACGCTGACATAGTCGACCTCACCGAAAAACCCAACGACGACAAAAACCCCGAGGACAAAACAAAATCGCCGACTTACTTTGATTTACCTCTCGgcaaatttttcatgcaaatCGGTGTTAATCTCGTGCAGGAATTCGTACAAACCGATTTGCTGAGAACTCAAAAACGCAAACAGGGTAAACATGGTACAGCCTCCGCCGAAACACAAATAGCCATTAATTCGCTGATTAAGAATCTAGAATTTAGCAAAGAGAATAACGAACCATTCCACTtggatatgaaaaaatgtgaattttgtAGTTTTAAAACGGAATCGGCACTCGTAATGCAGCATCATCTCGAAACACCACACATGCGTAACTACGCCTACAAATGTAATTTTTGTCCTCTCGAAGTACGAAGCCCTCACGACATACTCTTCCACATGGAAGCCGAGCACAATACCCGGGGAAGATTGGAACGCGGACCTGCTTTCCATCAATGTCCTAATTGTCCTTTCGAGGACAATCAAAAGGGCAAATTGACCCGACACATTTTAGCTTGCGCCAAGAAATTCAGGCCCGAACGCAACCTCGAACCTGCCACCGATTGGGAACCACCCGCCAAAATTCCTAGACTTCATCGACCTCGACAAGTCGCTCCCGTCAATGCTAACGCCCTTGCAATCGCTATGAACGCCAAAGGCACACAACCGCTATTACCAAAATTACTTCCGGCACCTCTCGTGGGACGGGGCAGAGGACGACCTCCCATGCAACCCAGATACAGCGACATGAAATCGTTACGACCCGGCTCTG ACAACGTCGCGAGTATGATTTATCGTCCAACGTCATCGGGACTTCTCGTTCCAACATCGTACCAATTTGGCACTAACCAAATATTCCAG GTGGTGGGTAGTTCTGGGACTGTCACGTCAGGAGTGACGGCGGTGAGTAGTGGTAGCTCCGGCAGTTCTGGTCGACCCACACCCATCGCCCTTGTATCCAACACAAACGACTCCCAATCTAGATTCTCCTCTTCATCGTCACAG aATACCTCGAGtcagaaaaatccagcggcgaaATTACTGAGTCAACCGAGTATATCGATAACTCCTTTGCCGAGAACCCCGTCTCAAACACCGATTTCCGGTTCTGGCTCGTCGACGAAACCAGGcggaaaaaatacttttgttatttgtgaaaTTTGCGACGGTTACATAAAg GATCTCGAACAATTACGAAATCACATGCAATGGATACACAAAGTAAAAATACATCCAAAGATGATTTACAACAGACCTCCATTGAACTGCCAGAAGTgtcaatttcgatttttcactgaTCAG GGCTTAGAGAGACATTTACTGGGATCTCATGGACTCGTTACGTCGAGTATGCAGGAAGCTGCAAACAAGGGAAAAGACGCAGGGCGTTGTCCGGCTTGTGGCAGG GTTTATCAGTGGAAGTTACTGAATCACGTAGCGCGGGATCACGGGATGACGCTGAAGCCGGCGCATTTATCGTACAAGTGTACAGTATGTACAGCGACGTTCGGTATGTACAAGCAGTTTGAGAATCACGTGTACTCGGCGCACAGTGTAGTGGCGAAGAAAGTAATGGACAAGAAAAACACGCCGTCGTCGCCGTCATCGAGATCGAACGATTCATTGTTGAAGCCTTTGAAGATAAACGACGAGATAACGATTATTCCACAGCCGGCAAAGTCGTCGAACAGAAGTTCTCAAGGTAGAGGAAAATAG
- the MEP-1 gene encoding uncharacterized protein MEP-1 isoform X2, whose protein sequence is MEGTSEEALVKDPVADDTLVRDIIANGVNGLLENHTEDMGESSGGSERGDEDNKKDEEEEDGEEEERREDNANLEAEEIDSQHKESSNAAPEEPVSDGEREEEEEVDASRESKVSECSEGADEKMGSEASPKSHRNEEEEEEEEEEEMVQDEHEPEALNEAQDGYKSNDAMEVDAHSDNSDVECLDENETEMQEAVTDRNEIKNVSISSAGSDVQPIYDSTENLDDNKMETSGEGKMCEENGSSLGSPEVEIMDNLKSNGHNSSSETQRSSKDTPKTKKPRKQIDLSGITPRRSSRNIKRTSYIEKEPEEVEDGSSDIEEIKPEDPLACIVDSSKDKENSKLKSPIRSSKTTIVVSDTKRLVEIAAGSKSSKGGKKEPTLVIIDTNSILSGRGGVPVSSSGSMSAYAKSSSSSSSSSSSSSHPHHHQHHHHHHHHQQQQQQHHQLHSHAVTSSSAFSVMPVGHTQTIYPNMRTTITPVPMSSSRSSSHQSSSPKVNIPLPQSSLPQQILPTLTDDMFVVEAPSFIVPYVYEKPPVKPLKDFVGKLGKSIADFEKEEQEERKRKKKLREEAKKKGELEENDGELGKSEDDDESEDESSNKNKDDTADADIVDLTEKPNDDKNPEDKTKSPTYFDLPLGKFFMQIGVNLVQEFVQTDLLRTQKRKQGKHGTASAETQIAINSLIKNLEFSKENNEPFHLDMKKCEFCSFKTESALVMQHHLETPHMRNYAYKCNFCPLEVRSPHDILFHMEAEHNTRGRLERGPAFHQCPNCPFEDNQKGKLTRHILACAKKFRPERNLEPATDWEPPAKIPRLHRPRQVAPVNANALAIAMNAKGTQPLLPKLLPAPLVGRGRGRPPMQPRYSDMKSLRPGSDNVASMIYRPTSSGLLVPTSYQFGTNQIFQNTSSQKNPAAKLLSQPSISITPLPRTPSQTPISGSGSSTKPGGKNTFVICEICDGYIKDLEQLRNHMQWIHKVKIHPKMIYNRPPLNCQKCQFRFFTDQGLERHLLGSHGLVTSSMQEAANKGKDAGRCPACGRVYQWKLLNHVARDHGMTLKPAHLSYKCTVCTATFGMYKQFENHVYSAHSVVAKKVMDKKNTPSSPSSRSNDSLLKPLKINDEITIIPQPAKSSNRSSQGRGK, encoded by the exons ATGGAAGGCACATCGGAAGAGGCTCTGGTCAAGGACCCCGTCGCGGATGATACTTTAGTCAGAG ACATTATTGCGAACGGAGTGAACGGACTTTTGGAGAATCACACCGAAGACATGGGGGAATCGAGCGGAGGGAGCGAAAGAGGAGACGAGGATAATAAGAAGGACGAAGAGGAGGAAGACGGAGAGGAAGAAGAGCGGAGAGAAGACAATGCGAACCTGGAGGCTGAAGAGATCGACTCGCAGCACAAAGAATCCTCGAATGCTGCTCCCGAAGAGCCAGTTTCCGATGGCGAGAgagaagaggaggaagaagtTGATGCATCGCGAGAGTCCAAGGTTTCTGAGTGTTCGGAGGGTgctgatgaaaaaatgggcAGCGAAGCTTCTCCCAAAAGTCATAGAaatgaggaggaagaggaggaggaggaggaggaggaaatgGTGCAGGATGAACACGAGCCAGAGGCTCTGAACGAGGCACAGGACGGTTACAAGAGCAACGACGCGATGGAGGTCGACGCACACTCGGACAATTCAGACGTTGAGTGTCTGGACGAGAACGAGACCGAAATGCAAGAGGCTGTAACGGATCGTAACGAAATAAAGAACGTTTCGATAAGCAGCGCTGGTAGCGACGTCCAGCCGATCTACGACAGCACGGAAAACCTGGAtgataataaaatggaaactTCGGGTGAAGGAAAAATGTGTGAAGAGAACGGGAGCAGTCTAGGCAGTCCGGAGGTCGAAATAATGGACAATTTAAAGAGCAACGGCCACAACTCTTCCTCGGAAACTCAACGTAGCAGTAAAGACACACCGAAGACTAAAAAACCCCGGAAACAAATCGACCTGAGCGGTATTACGCCAAGAAGAAGTTCCCGGAATATAAAACGCACGAGTTACATCGAAAAAGAACCGGAAGAGGTCGAAGATGGCTCGTCCGatatcgaagaaataaaaccGGAAGATCCACTCGCTTGCATCGTCGATTCGAGCAAAGATAAAGAAAATTCGAAACTCAAATCACCTATCAGAAGCAGCAAAACTACCATTGTTGTCAGCGACACCAAAAGATTGGTAGAAATCGCCGCCGGCAGTAAATCCTCCAAAGGAGGCAAGAAAGAACCGACTCTAGTTATAATAGATACCAATTCTATACTGTCCGGCAGAGGCGGTGTTCCCGTAAGCAGTAGCGGCTCCATGAGCGCTTACGCCAAAtcctcatcgtcgtcgtcctcctcctcctcctcatcCTCCcatcctcatcatcatcagcatcatcatcatcatcatcatcatcaacaacaacaacagcaacatcATCAGCTTCATTCACACGCAGTGACAAGTTCAAGCGCTTTTTCCGTAATGCCCGTCGGCCACACTCAAACTATTTATCCAAATATGAGAACTACCATCACTCCTGTACCAATGTCATCCTCAAGGTCATCGTCCCATCAATCATCCTCTCCCAAAGTCAATATCCCGCTGCCACAATCGTCATTGCCACAACAGATACTTCCGACTCTAACCGATGATATGTTTGTCGTGGAGGCGCCCTCCTTCATCGTTCCCTACGTGTATGAGAAACCCCCGGTAAAACCGCTCAAAGATTTCGTCGGTAAACTCGGCAAGAGTATCGCCGACTTCGAGAAAGAGGAACAGGAGGAGcgcaagagaaagaaaaaactgcgagaagaagcgaagaaaaaaggcGAATTGGAAGAGAATGATGGAGAACTCGGTAAAagcgaggacgacgacgaaagCGAGGACGAATCtagcaacaaaaataaagacgATACCGCCGACGCTGACATAGTCGACCTCACCGAAAAACCCAACGACGACAAAAACCCCGAGGACAAAACAAAATCGCCGACTTACTTTGATTTACCTCTCGgcaaatttttcatgcaaatCGGTGTTAATCTCGTGCAGGAATTCGTACAAACCGATTTGCTGAGAACTCAAAAACGCAAACAGGGTAAACATGGTACAGCCTCCGCCGAAACACAAATAGCCATTAATTCGCTGATTAAGAATCTAGAATTTAGCAAAGAGAATAACGAACCATTCCACTtggatatgaaaaaatgtgaattttgtAGTTTTAAAACGGAATCGGCACTCGTAATGCAGCATCATCTCGAAACACCACACATGCGTAACTACGCCTACAAATGTAATTTTTGTCCTCTCGAAGTACGAAGCCCTCACGACATACTCTTCCACATGGAAGCCGAGCACAATACCCGGGGAAGATTGGAACGCGGACCTGCTTTCCATCAATGTCCTAATTGTCCTTTCGAGGACAATCAAAAGGGCAAATTGACCCGACACATTTTAGCTTGCGCCAAGAAATTCAGGCCCGAACGCAACCTCGAACCTGCCACCGATTGGGAACCACCCGCCAAAATTCCTAGACTTCATCGACCTCGACAAGTCGCTCCCGTCAATGCTAACGCCCTTGCAATCGCTATGAACGCCAAAGGCACACAACCGCTATTACCAAAATTACTTCCGGCACCTCTCGTGGGACGGGGCAGAGGACGACCTCCCATGCAACCCAGATACAGCGACATGAAATCGTTACGACCCGGCTCTG ACAACGTCGCGAGTATGATTTATCGTCCAACGTCATCGGGACTTCTCGTTCCAACATCGTACCAATTTGGCACTAACCAAATATTCCAG aATACCTCGAGtcagaaaaatccagcggcgaaATTACTGAGTCAACCGAGTATATCGATAACTCCTTTGCCGAGAACCCCGTCTCAAACACCGATTTCCGGTTCTGGCTCGTCGACGAAACCAGGcggaaaaaatacttttgttatttgtgaaaTTTGCGACGGTTACATAAAg GATCTCGAACAATTACGAAATCACATGCAATGGATACACAAAGTAAAAATACATCCAAAGATGATTTACAACAGACCTCCATTGAACTGCCAGAAGTgtcaatttcgatttttcactgaTCAG GGCTTAGAGAGACATTTACTGGGATCTCATGGACTCGTTACGTCGAGTATGCAGGAAGCTGCAAACAAGGGAAAAGACGCAGGGCGTTGTCCGGCTTGTGGCAGG GTTTATCAGTGGAAGTTACTGAATCACGTAGCGCGGGATCACGGGATGACGCTGAAGCCGGCGCATTTATCGTACAAGTGTACAGTATGTACAGCGACGTTCGGTATGTACAAGCAGTTTGAGAATCACGTGTACTCGGCGCACAGTGTAGTGGCGAAGAAAGTAATGGACAAGAAAAACACGCCGTCGTCGCCGTCATCGAGATCGAACGATTCATTGTTGAAGCCTTTGAAGATAAACGACGAGATAACGATTATTCCACAGCCGGCAAAGTCGTCGAACAGAAGTTCTCAAGGTAGAGGAAAATAG